The nucleotide sequence TTACTGATGGAATAGGAAAAAAGGGCACTTCAAAAAGTACCCTTACCAAAGGAAAAAGCGTATTATTCGTAGTCTACATTAATAAGCTGAAAAATTTCGCATTTTAAAAACCGTAATTTAAAGCTTGAGCGATATAGAAATTCTCCCTACGCGCAGATGTTTGTTGAGGTGCGCTTAAATTTACCCTAAAATTTTTAGTGAGTCAACTTTTGAGTTGAGCGGTTGTTGAGCCTATCCCAAAGCAAGGGAACAGCCACCAGAACCAGTTTGAGTAACCAGGGTGCCACCAGCAAAGTTAAAAGAATTAATAACACCGCAGTGCATCCTGATGCCACTTTAACAATTTCTTCTTCAGTGTTTAAGCTTAAAAAAGCTGCCAGGGAAGCAATGATTAAGGAAAGGATAGATAGCACCAGCATTTTATTCCTACTCTCCACTAAATTTCCACTGAAAAACGAATTAGGCACGCTTTTCTGATTATGACGACCTATTTACGTCTCTCGATTTTTGATTTTTAAATAGTTGGGTTTCTTGGAGATAAACCTTGACCGTATAGTTATTATTAGATCTAATATACATCTTTAATGACAACTGTCAAGTCTTAATCAGGATTTTCTGACTTTACAGCTATTTTAGCAGATATTTCCTTGACTAAAACATTTTTTTGTGGTATTCAATAAAAATTTTGGGGTGGCAGCAAGCCCATCAAAAGCGGCGAGTTCGGTCTATGGCATAGATCAGCCCTGTAATGATAGAACTAGCGATCAATATCAAAATTAGTCCGCCCGGAATAAAACTCAGAACACCAACCCCTCGTAAAATATAGACGATTACTGTCAAGAGTAAACTAGCTACAAAAAAGTAACTAAATCTAGATTGACGAGAGAAAATCGGTTTACTCATGGGAGGGGTCAGAAGTTGATCTAGGGTAGGTCCAATATACATAAAAATAGTCGGTTAAAGCAAGGCAGCGAAAAGATGACAAAATATTAAGATTAAATTATTGTCGTCTGTGTGGATGTGAATGAAACTACTTATTTTGAGTAACGGTCATGGGGAAGATGTTATTGCTGTAAGGATCATAGAACAATTACAACACTATCCCAAGATTTCCCAGATAGCCGCGTTACCCCTTGTAGGTGAAGGACACGCTTACCAAAATCGGAAAGTTTCCCTTATTGGACCTGTACAACAAATGCCTTCGGGGGGATTTATTTACATGGATAGGCGACAGTTATGGGGAGACTTAAAAGAAGGACTCCTGAAGCTGACTCAACAGCAATATCAACTCGTGCGTCAATGGGCCGCTCAAGGGGGAAAAATTTTAGCAGTGGGTGATATACTGCCCCTATTATTGGCCTGGATCAGTGGGGCTGACTATGCTTTTGTGGGAACGGCTAAATCCGAATATTACTGGCAAGATGAATATGGATGGTTGCCTCAAACCCCCTGGATCTATCGTTGGTCAGGGTCTTATTATTTTCCTTGGGAACGATTTTTAATGAGTCGTCCTCGCTGTAAAGCCGTGTTTCCTCGAGATAGTCTGACAGCAAAAATCTTGCAGCAGTGGTCTATACCTGCATTTGATTTTGGTAATCCCATGATGGATGACCTTGAAGTAGAAATCGATACAGTCTCAAAGGTTAAACCTCTCAGTAATCAATTAACCATTCTGCTGTTACCCGGCTCAAGAAATCCCGAAGCACAACGCAATTGGCAGACGATCATCGCTGCTGTAGCGGAAGTGATTAAAACATTTAGAAATCGAGAACTAATCTTTTTAGCAGCACTCGCTCCGGCTTTACCGTTTGAGCCATTTCAAGACTACTTAATTAAAGAAGGCTGGCAAATACAGCCGCCAGATATTTTTAAATTAGACCCTCAAGGATTAACTTTTACTTATGGTTCTGCTCGCTTAAGGCTCTGCCAAAATGCCTATAAACAATATTTAAATCAAGCACAAATCGCTATTGCTATGGCAGGAACGGCTACAGAACAATTTATTGGTTTAGGGAAACCTGCGATTACAATTTCTGGTCAAGGGCCTCAGTTTACCTCGACTTTTGCTGAGGCTCAAACTCGTTTATTAGGGATATCTGTTACTTTAGTGCAACAACCGGCACAGGTAGCCTGTGCTATACAATCTCTTTTACAAGACCCTGATCGATGGCAAGCGATGATTGAAAATGGACGGCGGCGGATGGGGTTACCTGGTGCGGCTAAAAGAATTGCTCAGTGTCTGATGAAAATTTTGTAACTTTATTTGTCATTGGTGGTATAACAATTAATCGGGTTAACTCTAAGAGATTAGATATAATCGTTACCACTTATTTTAAAAAGTCGCTACTTCAAGGTCACTGTAACATGGAATCATACAATAATGAACCTCAAATTAGTCAAGCCGCTTCTTACGAGTTTAATACTACCGAAGAAAAGCTCATTGGGGATTTAGCGGGCAAGATGAAATTCGTCAGCTATTTTTTTATGGCCGTAGGCGTTGTACAAGCTTTTGCGGGAATATTGCATTTAACTAGCGCCACCCTTGACCCACCCAGTATTATCATTAGCGGGCTGATCAATTTAGCCATTGGAATTTGGACTTATAAAGCCGCTTCCTCTTTCAGTTTAGTGGCAAAAACAAGAGGGCATGATCTGGAAAATTTAATGGATGCCCTAAAACAGTTAAAAAAACTCTATTCTTTGCAATATTGGTTGCTGATTGTGGCTTTGGTTATTTTTGGTCTTTTTGCTCTAATTAACTTATTTAGCCAAAATTAGAGAAAAATTCATTTAATCATTTTTTTTGAGAGATTCAGGACGATGAGCCGCCACTTGGCCGGTTTGATCACTTTCTACTAAATATTCAGGATTTTCTTGAGAAGCGGCGACGTGATGTCCTTTGATATCAGTGGGTTCGGTAAGCTTTTTTTTAACAGTGCCCTTGACTTTTCCTTGGGTGCTGTTCCATTCTACCTGATCACCTTTTTTAAATTTGTCTGTCATCAGATTTCTCTTTGAATTAAAGTAATATTGATGGGCTTAAATTGATTTTAGCCAGCATGAATATTGGCAATAGTTATTTGATCATCGACAAGGCTTTTTGGCACGCCTTCCCCCTCGCTTTCATCTTCTTTATTCTTAGGTAAATGATCATCGGGTAAAGGTTCTGAAGCCTCGGACGAAGAGTTGACATCTAATGAGGTTGGCTTTTCTGAGGCGTGGGAAAAATCTATTAAACGATCAGATTTTTCGGGTGACATTTTTCGTCAATCTCCTTTAGTTTTTATCTTTTTTTAGCTAAACAATTTTTGCTAGAGCTAACCTCAGTCCTGAGAAATAAACTGATGCTAACTAGAGCTTAATTAACCTCGAGGGAGCACCCGGATTAATCTCAGGAGAACGACTCGGAGGAGGAATAGGATTAGGATCAGGATCAGGAGGGGGATAGGGAGTCGGTAAAGGATCAGGTTGAGGGTTCGGATCGGGGATAGGAGGATTGGGTAAGGGAACCGGACTAGGACTCGGATCGGGAATAGGAGGGTTAGGAATCTCGGGAGGAGTGCCAATGGCAACAATAATCATTTTTGATGAATCCTTTTCTACTTGGGTTTTTTGATTGTCTCAACAACATTGAGCAACTCTCCTCTCTCAAAATGTAGATCCTTTAACTGATGGACTGAGCAATTAATTTAAGATTTTTTCTAAATGATCAGCGATGATCACAGCGATTTCTTTTTTCCCGATCATCTGTTGTGGGGGTTGATTTGCGGTTACTAAATAAGCCACTTGTTCCCCAACTGATTCGATTTCTTCACCTCGGTTAGCGACTACGGCGGCATAACCTTGTTTAATTCTCTCTTGGGCAATATTGATTAAGGCTTCATGAGACACTTGTTCTTGATATTTAAAGGTCACCATATACAAATCCGGAAACTTATGCTTAACTTCTTCAATAACTTTTAGAGTTGGCACTAAATTAAGACTTTTCAACTGTCCGCCACTCGGGGTTTTACCGGGCAGAATTGTTTCGGGTTTATAGTCAGCAACGGCGGCTGTAAAAATGCCGATTTTATATTTTTTTTGACTCAGTTGTTCTAAAACTAAGGCCA is from Gloeothece verrucosa PCC 7822 and encodes:
- a CDS encoding lipid-A-disaccharide synthase-related protein; translation: MKLLILSNGHGEDVIAVRIIEQLQHYPKISQIAALPLVGEGHAYQNRKVSLIGPVQQMPSGGFIYMDRRQLWGDLKEGLLKLTQQQYQLVRQWAAQGGKILAVGDILPLLLAWISGADYAFVGTAKSEYYWQDEYGWLPQTPWIYRWSGSYYFPWERFLMSRPRCKAVFPRDSLTAKILQQWSIPAFDFGNPMMDDLEVEIDTVSKVKPLSNQLTILLLPGSRNPEAQRNWQTIIAAVAEVIKTFRNRELIFLAALAPALPFEPFQDYLIKEGWQIQPPDIFKLDPQGLTFTYGSARLRLCQNAYKQYLNQAQIAIAMAGTATEQFIGLGKPAITISGQGPQFTSTFAEAQTRLLGISVTLVQQPAQVACAIQSLLQDPDRWQAMIENGRRRMGLPGAAKRIAQCLMKIL
- a CDS encoding DUF2945 domain-containing protein, translating into MTDKFKKGDQVEWNSTQGKVKGTVKKKLTEPTDIKGHHVAASQENPEYLVESDQTGQVAAHRPESLKKND